Proteins from a single region of Haloterrigena alkaliphila:
- the gltB gene encoding glutamate synthase large subunit, whose protein sequence is MSQPQIASSTERSRGLADPADERSNCGVGVVMDLDGDGGHDVVADGLELLENLEHRGTTGAEKNTGDGAGIMLQTPDAFFADVLETDLPDTYAVGSIFFPQDEAARTELVSLVEQSLATYDLEVLEWRDVPTNNADLGETAVDSEPDVWQVVVAPEDDIDRETFDRRLYVGRRALENAVEDADVENTERFYVCSLDSKTVVYKGLLKGVQVPAYYPDLTDERMESTFVMVHERFSTNTLGAWHLAHPYRNIIHNGEFNTIQGNINWMRARETDIESDVLEDLEAVKPIIDDPDQSDTASVDNALELLMQDGRDLAHALRMLVPEAWRGDDSMDADRKDWYDFHASLVEPWDGPALVAATDGERVGAVLDRNGLRPCRYDVTTDNRLIMASEAGALETEPEDIEERGRLQPGQLFLADPNEGRVIPDEEVFEDLTDDRYGEWVEQEQVHLDDVRTTDDSLPRQAVSALRDHQAAFGYTHDELENLIEPMTQKGKDPVGSMGDDTPLSVLTDFNRPLFSYFKQLFAQVTNPPLDYIREELVTSMESRLGFQRNLLDESPEHARQLVLDSPILTDAELESIRDCSANGITAATIDITYEPESEEPGDDLRDAIERVREDVVEAIEDGDHDVIVLSDRGVDEDRVAIPSLLATGGVHHHLVRNGLRNHIGLVVESADPRTVHHFATLVGYGAGAVNPYLAYQTIEDLTAGEDGADTEVAIDAYVGAVEDGLLKIMAKMGISTVESYQGAQIFEAVGLHSELVDEYFEGTENRTQGIGLPEIEEDVRERHAAAFGDEDADLDRHGEFEHRSNGIHHQWNPDTVGKLQQSVRSNDYERYREFASEINEQQQNLQTLRGLLEFESDRDPIPVEDVEPIADIVERFSTAAMSLGSISPEAHENNSIAMNRLGGKSNSGEGGEPPERFNTERECNVKQVASGRFGVTSTYLSNADELQIKMAQGSKPGEGGHLPGSKVNEMIAHVRKSTPGVGLISPPPLHDIYSIEDLKQLIFDLKAANEEADINVKLVSEAGIGTVAAGVAKANADVVHISGHDGGTGASPRTSIKSAGLPWELGLAEANQMLCATGLRDRIRVSADGGMKTGRDVAVAALLGAEEYVFGTASLVTSGCVMARICHTNNCPVGVATQQEKLRKRFPGEPEHVINYMTFIAQELRELMAELGFETIDEMIGQVDVLEQRTDVDHPKARKVDLSAVLADPGSDVRRKIREQDHELEDQLDRDLIDAAADAIEDQEPVSIDADVTNVDRTVGAMLSNRITSRYGEPGLPEDTVTVDLEGTAGQSFGAFLASGVSMHLDGSANDYVGKGLSGGKITIRTPETASYDPTENISIGNVALYGATDGQLYVNGVAGERFAVRNSGAKAVVEGVGDHGCEYMTGGVVAVLGETGKNFAAGMSGGVAYVYDPDDEFEAKANTGMVSLHDDLEEKDERMLRRLVENHVAYTGSERGELLLENWERALEAFVKVMPEAYYEAITEQGSDDVREELPGAPDVAAEAESTSFAASDD, encoded by the coding sequence ATGTCACAGCCACAGATAGCGTCATCCACCGAGCGTTCGCGGGGCCTCGCGGACCCCGCGGACGAGCGGTCGAACTGCGGCGTCGGCGTGGTCATGGACCTCGATGGGGATGGGGGACACGACGTCGTCGCCGACGGACTCGAACTACTCGAGAATCTCGAACATCGCGGGACCACCGGCGCCGAGAAGAACACCGGCGACGGCGCGGGCATCATGCTCCAGACTCCCGACGCCTTCTTCGCGGACGTTCTCGAGACCGATCTCCCGGACACCTACGCGGTCGGATCGATCTTCTTCCCCCAGGACGAGGCCGCGCGGACCGAACTCGTCTCACTCGTCGAACAGTCGCTGGCGACGTACGACCTCGAGGTACTCGAGTGGCGCGACGTCCCGACGAACAACGCGGATCTCGGCGAGACGGCCGTCGACTCCGAACCCGACGTCTGGCAGGTCGTCGTCGCCCCCGAGGACGACATCGACCGCGAGACGTTCGACCGACGCCTCTACGTCGGTCGGCGCGCCCTCGAAAACGCCGTCGAGGACGCCGACGTCGAGAACACGGAGCGGTTCTACGTCTGCTCGCTGGACTCGAAGACCGTCGTCTACAAGGGCCTGCTCAAGGGGGTGCAGGTACCTGCCTACTATCCGGATCTGACCGACGAGCGGATGGAATCGACGTTTGTCATGGTCCACGAGCGGTTCTCCACGAACACGCTCGGCGCCTGGCACCTCGCCCACCCCTACCGGAACATCATCCACAACGGCGAGTTCAACACCATTCAGGGCAACATCAACTGGATGCGCGCCCGCGAGACCGACATCGAGAGCGACGTGCTCGAGGACCTCGAGGCGGTCAAGCCGATCATCGACGACCCCGACCAGTCCGACACGGCGAGCGTCGACAACGCGCTCGAACTGCTGATGCAGGACGGCCGGGACCTCGCTCACGCCCTGCGGATGCTCGTGCCCGAGGCCTGGCGCGGCGACGATTCGATGGACGCGGACCGCAAGGACTGGTACGACTTCCACGCCTCGCTCGTCGAGCCGTGGGACGGCCCCGCGCTGGTCGCGGCGACCGACGGCGAACGCGTCGGCGCCGTCCTCGACCGCAACGGGCTCCGTCCGTGCCGGTACGACGTGACGACCGACAACCGCCTGATCATGGCCAGCGAGGCCGGCGCGCTCGAGACCGAGCCCGAAGACATCGAGGAACGGGGCCGTCTCCAGCCCGGCCAGCTCTTCCTCGCCGACCCCAACGAGGGCCGGGTCATTCCGGACGAGGAGGTCTTCGAGGACCTCACCGACGACCGCTACGGCGAGTGGGTCGAACAGGAACAGGTCCACCTCGACGACGTCCGGACGACCGACGATAGCTTGCCCCGACAGGCGGTGTCGGCCCTGCGAGACCACCAGGCCGCCTTCGGCTACACGCACGACGAACTCGAGAACCTGATCGAGCCGATGACCCAGAAGGGGAAGGACCCGGTCGGCTCGATGGGCGACGACACGCCGCTATCCGTCCTCACGGACTTCAATCGGCCGCTGTTCTCCTACTTCAAACAGCTGTTCGCGCAGGTCACCAACCCGCCGCTGGACTACATCCGCGAGGAACTCGTCACCTCCATGGAGTCCCGACTCGGCTTCCAGCGCAACCTGCTCGACGAGTCGCCCGAACACGCCCGCCAGCTCGTGCTCGACTCGCCGATCCTGACCGACGCCGAACTCGAGTCGATCCGCGACTGTTCGGCCAACGGCATCACGGCCGCGACGATCGACATCACCTACGAACCCGAGAGCGAGGAGCCGGGCGACGACCTCCGTGACGCCATCGAGCGCGTCCGCGAGGACGTCGTCGAAGCGATCGAGGACGGCGATCACGACGTCATCGTCCTCTCCGACCGCGGCGTCGACGAGGACCGGGTCGCGATCCCGAGCCTGCTCGCGACCGGCGGCGTCCACCACCACCTCGTTCGCAACGGCCTGCGCAACCACATCGGGCTCGTCGTCGAGTCCGCCGATCCGCGCACCGTCCACCACTTTGCGACGCTGGTCGGCTACGGCGCGGGCGCGGTCAACCCGTACCTGGCCTACCAGACGATCGAGGATCTCACCGCCGGCGAGGACGGTGCGGACACCGAGGTCGCCATCGACGCCTACGTCGGCGCCGTCGAGGACGGGCTGTTGAAGATCATGGCCAAGATGGGGATCTCGACCGTCGAGAGCTACCAGGGCGCCCAGATCTTCGAGGCCGTCGGCCTCCACTCCGAACTCGTCGACGAGTACTTCGAAGGGACCGAGAACCGCACCCAGGGAATCGGACTTCCCGAGATCGAAGAGGACGTCCGCGAACGCCACGCGGCGGCCTTTGGGGACGAGGACGCAGATCTCGACCGTCACGGCGAGTTCGAACACCGATCGAACGGGATCCATCACCAGTGGAACCCCGATACCGTCGGCAAGCTCCAGCAGTCCGTCCGCTCGAACGACTACGAGCGCTACCGGGAATTCGCGAGCGAGATCAACGAGCAACAACAGAACCTCCAGACCCTTCGTGGACTCCTCGAGTTCGAGTCCGACCGCGACCCGATTCCGGTCGAGGACGTCGAGCCGATCGCCGACATCGTCGAGCGATTCTCGACGGCCGCCATGAGCCTCGGATCGATCTCCCCGGAAGCCCACGAAAACAACTCGATCGCGATGAACCGACTGGGCGGCAAGAGCAACTCCGGAGAGGGTGGCGAGCCGCCGGAACGGTTCAACACCGAACGCGAGTGTAACGTCAAGCAGGTCGCCAGTGGCCGCTTCGGCGTCACGTCGACGTATCTCTCGAACGCCGACGAACTCCAGATCAAGATGGCCCAGGGCTCCAAGCCCGGCGAAGGCGGCCACCTCCCCGGTTCGAAGGTCAACGAGATGATCGCCCACGTCCGCAAGTCCACGCCCGGCGTCGGTCTCATCTCCCCGCCGCCGCTGCACGATATCTACTCGATCGAGGACTTGAAGCAGCTGATCTTCGACCTCAAGGCGGCCAACGAGGAGGCCGACATCAACGTCAAGCTCGTCAGCGAGGCCGGCATCGGCACGGTCGCCGCCGGCGTCGCGAAGGCCAACGCCGACGTGGTCCACATCTCGGGCCACGACGGCGGCACGGGCGCCTCGCCGCGCACCTCGATCAAGAGCGCCGGTCTCCCGTGGGAGCTCGGTCTCGCCGAGGCCAACCAGATGCTCTGTGCGACCGGCCTCCGCGACCGAATTCGCGTCTCCGCCGACGGCGGGATGAAGACCGGGCGCGACGTCGCCGTCGCCGCCCTGCTGGGCGCCGAGGAGTACGTCTTCGGGACCGCCTCGCTGGTGACCTCGGGCTGTGTCATGGCCCGCATCTGTCATACGAACAACTGTCCGGTCGGCGTCGCGACCCAGCAAGAAAAGCTCCGCAAGCGGTTCCCCGGCGAGCCCGAACACGTCATCAACTACATGACGTTCATCGCCCAGGAGCTGCGCGAGCTCATGGCCGAGCTCGGCTTCGAAACGATCGACGAGATGATCGGCCAGGTCGACGTCCTCGAGCAGCGCACCGACGTCGACCACCCGAAGGCCCGCAAGGTCGACCTCTCGGCGGTCCTCGCGGACCCCGGCAGCGACGTCCGCCGGAAGATCCGCGAGCAGGACCACGAACTCGAGGACCAACTCGACCGGGACCTCATCGACGCTGCGGCCGACGCCATCGAGGACCAGGAGCCGGTCTCGATCGACGCCGACGTCACCAACGTCGACCGCACCGTCGGCGCGATGCTCTCGAACCGGATCACCAGCCGTTACGGAGAGCCCGGCCTCCCCGAGGACACCGTTACCGTGGACCTCGAGGGGACCGCCGGCCAGAGCTTCGGCGCGTTCCTCGCCAGCGGCGTGTCGATGCACCTCGACGGCAGCGCCAACGACTACGTCGGCAAGGGGCTCTCGGGCGGCAAGATCACCATCCGCACGCCGGAGACCGCCAGCTACGATCCGACCGAGAACATCTCCATCGGTAACGTCGCGCTCTACGGCGCCACCGACGGCCAACTGTACGTCAACGGCGTCGCCGGCGAGCGCTTCGCGGTCCGCAACTCCGGCGCCAAGGCGGTCGTCGAGGGCGTCGGCGACCACGGCTGCGAGTACATGACCGGCGGCGTCGTCGCCGTGCTCGGCGAGACGGGCAAGAACTTCGCCGCGGGGATGTCCGGCGGCGTCGCCTACGTCTACGACCCCGACGACGAGTTCGAGGCCAAGGCCAACACCGGCATGGTCTCGCTGCACGACGACCTCGAGGAGAAAGACGAGCGGATGCTGCGCCGCCTCGTCGAGAACCACGTCGCCTACACCGGCTCCGAGCGGGGCGAACTCCTGCTCGAGAACTGGGAGCGCGCGCTCGAGGCCTTCGTGAAGGTCATGCCCGAGGCCTACTACGAGGCGATCACCGAGCAAGGCAGCGACGACGTCCGCGAGGAACTGCCGGGCGCGCCCGACGTGGCCGCCGAGGCCGAATCGACCAGCTTCGCCGCGAGCGACGACTGA
- a CDS encoding peroxidase-related enzyme (This protein belongs to a clade of uncharacterized proteins related to peroxidases such as the alkylhydroperoxidase AhpD.), translating into MSNDATDGGTEPVLHDDAMGRFPVPDLEDLPEDLSERIAEETERAGFTPNVFAAMAYKPSHFRAFFDYHDALVEDTALEREEIEMIVVAVSGVNHCYYCNVAHGALVRIYAEDPQLADQLIANYRTADINDAHRTMLDVAVTLTERPTEVERDDLEALREAGFSEEALWDIASVTAFYNLSNRLAMFAEMRPNDEFHTLGRS; encoded by the coding sequence ATGAGCAACGACGCGACCGACGGCGGAACCGAACCGGTACTGCACGACGACGCGATGGGACGATTTCCGGTTCCCGACCTCGAGGACCTCCCCGAGGATCTCAGCGAGCGCATCGCAGAAGAGACCGAGCGGGCGGGATTCACGCCGAACGTCTTCGCGGCGATGGCGTACAAGCCCTCGCACTTCCGCGCGTTCTTCGACTATCACGACGCGCTCGTCGAGGATACGGCCCTCGAACGCGAGGAGATTGAGATGATCGTCGTCGCCGTCTCCGGCGTCAACCACTGCTACTACTGCAACGTCGCCCACGGCGCGCTCGTGCGGATCTACGCCGAGGATCCGCAACTGGCCGACCAACTGATCGCGAACTACCGAACCGCCGATATCAACGACGCCCACCGCACGATGCTCGACGTCGCCGTGACGCTGACCGAGCGACCGACCGAGGTCGAGCGAGACGACCTCGAGGCGCTGCGCGAGGCCGGGTTCAGCGAGGAAGCGCTCTGGGACATCGCATCCGTGACCGCGTTCTACAACCTGAGCAATCGGCTGGCGATGTTCGCCGAGATGCGGCCGAACGACGAGTTTCACACGCTGGGTCGTTCGTAA
- a CDS encoding GIY-YIG nuclease family protein, whose product MSQSGTYVLVVDLRRATTLEVGALGEREFDAGTYAYVGSAFGPGGFSRVDRHRELARGERDTRHWHIDYVLGHPETTLEAAITFPDADRECELAASLPGDPVDGFGASDCDCSGHLLAAPDRSAVRDAAVAEGGRLDSE is encoded by the coding sequence ATGAGTCAGAGCGGTACCTACGTCCTCGTCGTCGACCTCCGGCGAGCGACGACGCTCGAGGTCGGTGCGCTGGGCGAGCGCGAGTTCGACGCGGGAACCTACGCCTACGTCGGGAGCGCCTTCGGTCCCGGCGGTTTCTCCCGCGTCGACCGGCACCGCGAGCTCGCCCGCGGCGAGCGCGACACCCGCCACTGGCATATCGACTACGTGCTCGGACACCCTGAGACGACTCTCGAGGCCGCGATCACGTTCCCCGACGCCGATCGGGAGTGCGAACTGGCGGCGTCGCTGCCCGGCGACCCGGTGGACGGCTTCGGGGCCTCGGACTGTGATTGCTCGGGGCACCTGCTCGCCGCGCCGGACCGGTCGGCGGTTCGCGACGCGGCCGTTGCCGAAGGCGGTCGGCTCGATTCGGAGTGA
- a CDS encoding RAD55 family ATPase has protein sequence MSSQQRAERSADYPLECDHCHYPIPGDPQETDDGQFCSTACLEADGDDDAVPDPNAYKRIVTGIEPIDSLIPNGVPADSFVAVSGEAGTRRSELLTELVWRGIERGEPAVLVTATTPPTAVLERFFENGWNVLPALEDDRLRLVDCFTHRLADRDAFRERRGEWIEFVGEAAADAIVPIEDPADIEPILRECNAALDDLEMTETGLVAIDSLGELARGLETDHIHEFVAETRATVCKARYVPIVAGWPAGDEGATMDESVFDGIVDLRLADHLEPETRLRQLGVRKLTGARYLPQWITYEYEPARGLFASVVDSATGRASNGSPTPRGAQQRR, from the coding sequence ATGTCTTCGCAACAGCGGGCCGAGCGATCGGCCGACTATCCGCTCGAGTGCGATCACTGCCACTATCCGATTCCCGGCGACCCCCAGGAGACCGACGACGGCCAGTTCTGTTCGACCGCCTGTCTCGAAGCCGACGGCGACGATGACGCCGTGCCTGATCCGAACGCCTACAAGCGCATCGTCACCGGCATCGAACCGATCGACTCGCTGATCCCTAACGGCGTGCCCGCCGACTCGTTCGTCGCCGTCTCGGGCGAGGCGGGAACCCGCCGGAGCGAACTGCTGACCGAACTCGTCTGGCGGGGGATCGAACGCGGCGAGCCGGCCGTGCTCGTCACCGCCACCACGCCGCCGACGGCGGTCCTCGAGCGCTTCTTCGAGAACGGCTGGAACGTCCTCCCGGCGCTCGAGGACGATCGGCTCCGCCTCGTCGACTGTTTCACCCACCGGCTCGCCGACCGCGACGCCTTCCGCGAGCGTCGCGGCGAGTGGATCGAGTTCGTCGGCGAGGCCGCGGCCGACGCCATCGTTCCGATCGAGGACCCGGCCGATATCGAACCGATTCTGCGGGAATGCAACGCGGCGCTCGACGACCTCGAGATGACCGAGACCGGGCTGGTGGCGATCGATTCGCTGGGCGAACTCGCTCGGGGCCTCGAGACGGATCACATCCACGAGTTCGTCGCGGAGACCCGGGCGACGGTCTGCAAGGCACGGTACGTCCCCATCGTGGCGGGGTGGCCGGCCGGCGACGAGGGCGCGACGATGGACGAGTCCGTCTTCGACGGCATCGTCGATCTGCGGCTGGCCGACCACCTCGAGCCCGAGACCCGGCTTCGACAGCTCGGCGTCCGGAAGCTGACCGGCGCTCGCTACCTCCCACAGTGGATTACCTACGAGTACGAACCCGCCCGCGGGCTCTTCGCGTCCGTCGTGGACAGCGCAACCGGTCGAGCAAGCAACGGCTCGCCGACGCCGCGCGGCGCCCAGCAGCGGCGCTAA
- a CDS encoding NAD-dependent epimerase/dehydratase family protein — MDSALVIGGTRFIGRHLVEELLEHSYDVTILNRGTRENPFADDDRVDRVEGDRTNDSALEAAAATVDPDAVFDCVAYHPKDVRAATGIFADCEAYVYVSSGAAYGREEIPKREGETPLEPCTAEQATDDSMETYGNRKAEGDRAVFAAAEQGVNATSVRPCVVYGPHDYTERLDWWIDRVNRFDRVVVPGDGTNVWHRAYVEDVASALRIVAERGEAGEAYNVGDRRLVTLGEMVELIADEFETDIEIVHAGTRELEAGGIELDDFPLYRGYPHVLSTAKLAALGWESTPLEEAMARSVAAHLESDRDGSERGPDREAEERVLGILDTF, encoded by the coding sequence ATGGACAGCGCACTCGTGATCGGCGGGACGCGCTTCATCGGTCGCCACCTCGTCGAGGAGTTGCTGGAGCACTCGTACGACGTGACGATACTGAATCGCGGGACCCGCGAGAACCCCTTCGCGGACGACGACCGCGTCGACCGCGTGGAGGGCGACCGGACGAACGACTCGGCCCTCGAGGCGGCCGCGGCCACGGTCGACCCCGACGCCGTCTTCGACTGCGTGGCCTACCACCCGAAGGACGTCCGCGCGGCCACCGGAATCTTCGCGGACTGCGAAGCCTACGTCTACGTCTCCAGCGGCGCGGCCTACGGGCGCGAGGAGATTCCCAAACGAGAGGGCGAGACGCCCCTCGAGCCCTGTACGGCCGAGCAGGCGACCGACGACTCGATGGAGACCTACGGGAACCGCAAGGCGGAGGGCGACCGCGCGGTCTTCGCCGCGGCCGAGCAGGGAGTCAACGCGACGAGCGTTCGCCCCTGCGTCGTCTACGGTCCCCACGACTACACCGAGCGCCTCGACTGGTGGATCGACCGCGTGAACCGGTTCGACCGCGTCGTCGTCCCCGGCGACGGGACGAACGTCTGGCACCGCGCGTACGTCGAGGACGTGGCCAGCGCCCTGCGGATCGTCGCCGAACGCGGCGAGGCCGGCGAGGCGTACAACGTGGGGGATCGACGACTGGTGACGCTCGGAGAGATGGTGGAACTGATTGCAGACGAATTCGAGACCGACATCGAGATCGTCCACGCCGGCACGCGCGAACTCGAGGCCGGCGGCATCGAACTCGACGACTTCCCGCTCTACCGGGGATACCCGCACGTCCTCTCGACGGCGAAACTCGCCGCGCTGGGCTGGGAGTCGACGCCGCTCGAGGAGGCGATGGCCCGCTCGGTCGCCGCTCACCTCGAGAGCGACCGCGACGGGAGCGAGCGCGGCCCCGATCGGGAGGCCGAGGAGCGCGTGCTAGGGATTCTGGACACGTTCTGA
- a CDS encoding NAD(P)-dependent glycerol-1-phosphate dehydrogenase has protein sequence MFEKSTWIRLPRNVVVGHGVIDRVVDVVDDLHLQGRPLFVTSPTPKEVAADPIAADFEAAGVDPAVVTVEEATFEAVEEVIETAEAEEVSYLVGIGGGKAIDIAKMASHHLEMGFLSVPTAASHDGVISNRGSVPDGDTRHSVAAKPPLAVVADTEVLAQAPWELTTAGCADIISNYTAVMDWRLAKRLKDVEYSEYAASLSEMTAEILVDNADLIRPGLEESAWVVSKALMSSGVAMSIADSSRPASGAEHLFSHQLDRLAPGAALHGHQVGVGSIMTAYLHGGEDGIWRDIRDALNSIDAPTTADELGIDDETVLEALTTCHAIRDRYTILGDGMNERAAREVATKTRVIS, from the coding sequence ATGTTCGAAAAGTCGACGTGGATTCGTCTGCCGCGAAACGTCGTCGTCGGTCACGGCGTCATCGACCGGGTCGTCGACGTCGTCGACGATCTGCACCTGCAGGGACGACCGCTGTTCGTGACCAGTCCGACGCCGAAGGAAGTCGCCGCCGACCCGATCGCCGCCGATTTCGAGGCCGCCGGCGTCGACCCCGCCGTCGTCACGGTCGAGGAAGCGACGTTCGAGGCCGTCGAGGAGGTGATCGAGACCGCCGAGGCCGAGGAGGTCTCCTATCTGGTCGGCATCGGCGGCGGCAAGGCCATCGATATCGCCAAGATGGCCAGTCACCACCTCGAGATGGGTTTTCTCTCCGTTCCGACGGCGGCGAGCCACGACGGCGTCATCAGTAATCGCGGCTCCGTCCCGGACGGCGACACCCGCCACAGCGTCGCGGCCAAGCCGCCGCTCGCGGTCGTCGCCGACACCGAAGTGCTGGCCCAGGCGCCCTGGGAGTTGACGACCGCCGGCTGTGCCGACATCATCTCCAACTACACCGCGGTGATGGACTGGCGACTCGCAAAGCGGCTCAAAGACGTCGAGTACTCCGAGTACGCCGCCTCGCTCTCGGAGATGACCGCCGAGATTCTCGTCGACAACGCCGACCTCATTCGACCGGGACTCGAGGAGTCGGCCTGGGTCGTCAGCAAGGCGCTGATGTCCTCGGGCGTCGCGATGAGCATCGCGGACTCCTCGCGGCCCGCCAGCGGCGCCGAGCACCTCTTCTCGCATCAACTGGATCGGCTGGCGCCCGGCGCGGCGCTGCACGGCCATCAGGTCGGCGTCGGCTCGATCATGACCGCCTACCTCCACGGCGGCGAGGACGGCATCTGGCGCGACATTCGAGACGCGCTGAACAGCATCGACGCGCCGACGACCGCCGACGAACTCGGCATCGACGACGAGACGGTTCTCGAGGCGCTGACGACCTGTCACGCGATCCGCGATCGCTACACCATTCTGGGCGACGGGATGAACGAGCGGGCCGCGCGCGAGGTCGCGACGAAAACGCGCGTCATCTCCTGA
- a CDS encoding ABC transporter permease, whose protein sequence is MSTLDVAKKDFLDVRRAKIVWFVGALYVLFMAMLVYFGQNGSQEPNILNALWNLTAVGAMFIPLIALVTAYLAIAGERESGSIKYMLSIPNTRRDVVLGKFLTRTSVVAVSIVVAFLLGGGLTLAWYPDPEMDAFAIMTALTVVYALTYVAVAIGISAATDSRSRAMGGSIAFFFVTSVLNVFGPLQFAIDYVANDLAGLEISMYQIAFVQSLVSPTAAYVNSTALAFPEGFNTIPPDLPWFLQGETMLVVLVGWLVVPLALGIWQFERADLS, encoded by the coding sequence ATGAGTACGCTGGACGTCGCGAAGAAGGACTTCCTCGACGTTCGCCGGGCCAAGATCGTCTGGTTCGTCGGCGCGCTGTACGTCCTCTTCATGGCGATGCTCGTGTACTTCGGTCAGAACGGCAGTCAGGAGCCGAACATCCTGAACGCGCTCTGGAACCTGACCGCCGTCGGCGCTATGTTCATCCCCCTGATCGCGCTCGTGACGGCGTATCTCGCCATCGCGGGCGAGCGCGAGTCCGGCTCGATCAAGTACATGCTGTCGATACCGAACACGCGGCGTGACGTCGTTCTCGGCAAGTTCCTGACCCGGACGTCCGTCGTCGCCGTCTCGATCGTCGTCGCGTTCCTGCTCGGCGGGGGGCTCACCCTCGCGTGGTATCCCGACCCCGAGATGGACGCGTTCGCGATCATGACGGCGCTGACGGTCGTGTACGCGCTGACCTACGTCGCCGTCGCGATCGGCATCTCCGCCGCGACCGACTCCCGGTCGCGCGCGATGGGCGGATCGATCGCCTTCTTCTTCGTCACGAGCGTGTTGAACGTGTTCGGCCCGCTCCAGTTCGCCATCGACTACGTGGCCAACGATCTCGCGGGACTCGAGATCTCGATGTACCAGATCGCCTTCGTCCAGTCGCTGGTCAGCCCGACGGCGGCGTACGTCAACTCGACCGCACTCGCGTTCCCCGAGGGGTTCAACACCATCCCGCCGGACCTCCCCTGGTTCCTGCAGGGCGAGACGATGCTCGTCGTGCTGGTCGGCTGGCTCGTCGTGCCCCTCGCGCTGGGCATCTGGCAGTTCGAGCGGGCGGATCTGAGCTGA
- a CDS encoding ABC transporter ATP-binding protein, translated as MTAIQTTGLTKRYGETVLAVDDLDFTVEDGEVFGFLGPNGAGKSTTINLLLDFVRPTAGSATVLGLDAQADGDEIRHRIGVLPEGASVYDRLTAREHLQWVIDTKGADDDPDSVLERVGLAGDGDRPAGDYSKGMTQRLGFGMALVGDPDILILDEPSSGLDPAGMQEMRDIIRQEAERGTTVFFSSHILGEVEAVCDRIGIMSEGRLVATGTIDDLQGELDLGAPITLEVETVPDDLGLERLEGVRSVSVDGRAITAMCAEPAVKVDVVQRVASVTTVRDIVSEDVSLEQLFNTYTKGKRDEDVTAEVSA; from the coding sequence ATGACCGCCATCCAGACGACCGGTCTCACCAAGCGATACGGTGAGACGGTGCTCGCCGTCGACGACCTCGATTTCACCGTCGAGGACGGGGAAGTGTTCGGCTTCCTCGGCCCGAACGGGGCCGGGAAGTCGACGACGATCAACCTGCTCCTCGATTTCGTTCGGCCGACCGCGGGGAGCGCGACGGTGCTCGGCCTCGACGCGCAGGCGGACGGCGACGAGATCCGCCACCGGATCGGCGTCCTCCCCGAGGGGGCGAGCGTTTACGACCGACTCACCGCGCGCGAACATCTCCAGTGGGTCATCGACACGAAGGGCGCCGATGACGACCCGGATTCCGTCCTCGAGCGGGTCGGGCTCGCCGGCGACGGCGACCGACCGGCCGGCGACTACTCGAAGGGGATGACGCAACGACTGGGCTTCGGCATGGCCTTGGTCGGTGATCCCGATATCCTGATCCTCGACGAGCCGTCCTCCGGGCTGGACCCCGCAGGGATGCAGGAAATGCGCGATATCATCCGGCAAGAGGCCGAACGGGGTACCACGGTCTTCTTCTCGAGTCACATCCTCGGCGAGGTGGAGGCTGTCTGTGACCGCATCGGCATCATGTCCGAGGGGCGGCTGGTCGCGACCGGCACCATCGACGACCTCCAGGGCGAACTGGACCTCGGCGCGCCGATCACGCTCGAGGTCGAGACCGTCCCCGATGACCTCGGCCTCGAGCGCCTCGAGGGCGTCCGCTCGGTTAGCGTCGACGGCAGGGCGATCACGGCGATGTGCGCCGAGCCGGCGGTCAAGGTCGACGTGGTACAACGCGTCGCGTCGGTGACGACCGTCCGCGACATCGTTTCCGAGGACGTCTCGCTCGAACAACTGTTCAACACCTACACGAAGGGGAAGCGGGACGAGGACGTCACCGCGGAGGTGTCGGCATGA